In Malania oleifera isolate guangnan ecotype guangnan chromosome 8, ASM2987363v1, whole genome shotgun sequence, a single window of DNA contains:
- the LOC131162288 gene encoding uncharacterized protein LOC131162288, whose translation MRSSQHSPFAANFIRETLILLIFSVALLCLRLLSNLFLPDFRSRWHQLVAFSEEADAKASAYPSHLWRAIAAYEDKRFFWHWGIDPVGIARAVVSFSARGGGSTVTQQGRGWGVEFL comes from the exons ATGCGTTCGTCCCAACATTCCCCTTTCGCAGCCAATTTCATTCGCGAAACGCTCATACTGCTTATATTCTCTGTTGCTCTTCTCTGCCTTCGCCTTCTGTCAAATCTCTTTTTACCTGATTTTCGTAGTCGCTGGCATCAACTCGTCGCCTTCTCCGAAGAGGCCGATGCCAAGGCTAGTGCTTATCCTTCCCATTTATGGCGAGCAATTGCGGCTTACGAGGATAAGAGGTTCTTTTGGCATTGGGGGATCGACCCAGTGGGGATTGCCCGGGCCGTCGTGTCATTTTCAGCTCGTGGTGGTGGTAGCACTGTAACCCAACAG GGTCGGGGGTGGGGAGTGGAGTTTCTGTAG